The proteins below come from a single Parageobacillus toebii NBRC 107807 genomic window:
- the trpD gene encoding anthranilate phosphoribosyltransferase, with translation MFKQLLAKCIEGYTLTEEEAYEAMMMIMSGEASASQIASFLSILRLRGETVDELTGLVKAMRSRMMTLDYEEEVIDTCGTGGDGASTFNISTAAAIVVSSLGVKVAKHGNRAVSSKSGSADVLEALHIDIQATPEEAKQALKTKGLAFLFAPLYHSAMKYAALPRKEIGFRTVFNLIGPLSNPARCKRQVIGVYSTQYAEKLAETLHRLGSEHVLLVTGKDGLDECSISAETDVVELKHGEIRRFTIAPEQYGLARGKLEHVQVRTVQQSAELLKAVVEGRANESAINIVILNAGVALYAAGKAATIREGVEMAKEAMMTKKAYEQFERLRMKEVEKYA, from the coding sequence ATGTTTAAGCAACTTCTTGCCAAATGTATTGAGGGGTATACGTTGACAGAAGAAGAAGCGTATGAGGCGATGATGATGATAATGTCTGGAGAAGCCTCTGCCAGCCAGATTGCCAGTTTCTTATCCATTTTGCGATTGCGCGGGGAAACGGTCGACGAATTGACAGGATTGGTGAAAGCGATGCGCAGCAGAATGATGACGCTCGATTATGAAGAAGAAGTCATTGATACGTGCGGAACAGGGGGAGACGGGGCATCGACATTCAACATTTCCACTGCGGCGGCGATCGTCGTATCATCGCTTGGTGTCAAAGTGGCCAAACATGGCAACCGGGCGGTTTCCTCAAAAAGCGGAAGCGCGGACGTATTAGAAGCGCTTCATATTGATATTCAAGCAACCCCGGAGGAGGCGAAACAGGCGTTAAAAACGAAAGGATTGGCTTTTTTATTCGCGCCGCTATATCATTCCGCCATGAAATATGCTGCATTGCCGCGTAAAGAAATCGGGTTTCGCACTGTATTCAATTTAATTGGACCACTTTCGAATCCAGCACGGTGCAAGCGGCAAGTAATCGGTGTTTATTCGACACAATACGCGGAAAAACTTGCGGAAACTCTTCACCGACTTGGCTCGGAACACGTTTTATTGGTAACCGGAAAAGACGGACTTGATGAATGCAGCATTTCGGCGGAAACAGATGTAGTTGAGCTGAAACATGGTGAAATTCGCCGTTTCACGATCGCGCCGGAACAATATGGGCTCGCGCGTGGAAAGTTAGAACACGTTCAAGTTCGTACGGTTCAACAAAGTGCTGAACTATTAAAGGCAGTAGTGGAAGGAAGAGCAAACGAAAGCGCGATCAATATCGTCATTCTTAATGCTGGCGTCGCGTTATATGCAGCGGGGAAAGCAGCGACGATTCGCGAAGGGGTCGAAATGGCAAAAGAAGCGATGATGACAAAGAAAGCCTATGAACAATTTGAGCGACTGCGCATGAAAGAGGTAGAAAAGTATGCTTGA
- the trpB gene encoding tryptophan synthase subunit beta, which translates to MYNVPNENGRFGDFGGKFVPETLMRPLEEIEEELAKALADEEFKAEYVRILQEYSGRPTPLTFASNLTKKLNGAKIYLKREDLNHTGAHKINNAIGQALLAKRMGKKKIIAETGAGQHGVAAATVAAHFGMECIVFMGEEDIKRQELNVFRMKLLGAKVVPAYSGNRTLKDATNEAIRYWVQHCDDHFYMIGSVVGPHPYPKMVREFQRIIGDEAKQQFLEREGKLPDVIVACVGGGSNAIGMFYPFLEDNVTLVGVEAAGKGIDTPHHAATITKGTKGVIHGSLTYLLQDEHGQIIEPYSISAGLDYPGVGPEHAYLASIGRVRYESVTDEEAIWAFQLLSREEGIIPAIESAHALAKAVQLAKTLRSDQTVLVCLSGRGDKDVQTMMNVAKGGNGIAVANRN; encoded by the coding sequence ATGTATAACGTTCCAAACGAGAATGGCAGATTTGGCGATTTTGGCGGAAAATTCGTTCCGGAAACATTAATGCGGCCGCTTGAGGAAATAGAAGAAGAGCTTGCCAAGGCACTTGCCGATGAGGAGTTTAAAGCAGAATACGTCCGAATTTTACAAGAGTATTCTGGACGTCCAACACCGCTTACTTTTGCGTCTAATTTAACGAAAAAACTAAACGGTGCAAAAATTTACTTAAAACGAGAAGATTTAAACCATACAGGCGCCCATAAAATCAATAACGCGATTGGGCAAGCATTGCTTGCAAAACGAATGGGAAAGAAAAAGATTATTGCGGAAACGGGAGCAGGTCAGCACGGTGTTGCCGCGGCGACGGTAGCGGCTCATTTCGGGATGGAATGCATCGTATTTATGGGGGAAGAAGATATAAAACGTCAGGAATTAAACGTATTCCGGATGAAATTATTAGGTGCCAAAGTCGTTCCTGCATATAGTGGAAATCGTACCTTAAAAGACGCGACAAACGAGGCGATCCGCTATTGGGTGCAACATTGCGACGATCATTTCTATATGATCGGTTCTGTTGTCGGCCCGCATCCATATCCGAAAATGGTGCGCGAATTTCAGCGTATTATCGGTGATGAGGCGAAACAGCAATTCCTCGAACGGGAAGGAAAACTTCCGGATGTGATTGTGGCGTGCGTGGGCGGCGGAAGCAACGCAATTGGCATGTTTTATCCGTTTTTAGAAGATAACGTGACGCTTGTTGGTGTAGAAGCGGCGGGAAAAGGAATCGATACGCCGCACCATGCTGCAACGATCACAAAAGGGACAAAAGGAGTCATTCATGGGTCGCTGACGTATTTATTGCAAGATGAACATGGGCAAATTATTGAGCCATATTCTATTTCCGCAGGCCTCGATTATCCAGGTGTTGGACCGGAACACGCTTATTTAGCCAGCATCGGCCGCGTTCGTTACGAAAGTGTTACGGATGAGGAAGCGATTTGGGCATTTCAATTGTTATCTCGGGAAGAAGGGATCATTCCGGCGATCGAGTCAGCGCATGCTTTAGCGAAGGCGGTTCAACTTGCGAAAACGCTTCGAAGCGATCAAACGGTGCTCGTATGTTTATCTGGCCGCGGTGATAAGGATGTGCAGACAATGATGAATGTTGCAAAAGGAGGAAACGGCATTGCAGTTGCTAACCGTAACTAA
- a CDS encoding CheR family methyltransferase gives MNDYQWFIENIKRKTGIDLAQYKEAQMKRRLTSLYEKRGLKNFQEFFHAMEKDEALFHEFLDRMTINVSEFYRNAKRWEVLEKKILPKLFEQNRRLKIWSAACSTGEEPYTVAMILSKYIPLAHVSILATDIDENAIARAKIGLYTERSLQEIPEEMKKKFFKKEGMYYQIDEKIKRAVTFKKHNLLADPFGRQFDLIVCRNVLIYFTEEAKQQLYYKFNQALRPGGILFVGSTEQIFNPALYGFEIEDTFFYRKIK, from the coding sequence ATGAACGACTACCAGTGGTTTATTGAGAACATCAAGCGAAAAACAGGCATTGACCTTGCTCAGTATAAAGAAGCGCAAATGAAAAGACGCTTAACGTCGCTCTATGAAAAAAGAGGATTAAAAAATTTTCAAGAATTTTTTCATGCAATGGAAAAAGACGAGGCATTGTTTCATGAATTTCTTGACCGAATGACGATTAACGTGTCGGAATTTTATCGAAATGCGAAACGGTGGGAAGTGCTTGAAAAAAAGATTTTGCCGAAACTCTTCGAACAAAACCGCCGCTTAAAAATATGGAGCGCTGCTTGTTCTACCGGAGAAGAACCTTATACGGTAGCGATGATTTTATCGAAATACATACCGCTAGCCCATGTCTCCATTTTAGCAACAGATATCGATGAAAACGCGATTGCCCGCGCGAAAATAGGGCTGTATACGGAACGGTCATTGCAAGAAATTCCGGAAGAAATGAAAAAAAAGTTTTTTAAGAAAGAAGGAATGTATTATCAAATCGACGAAAAGATAAAAAGAGCGGTGACGTTTAAAAAGCATAACTTGCTTGCCGATCCATTCGGCCGTCAATTTGATTTAATTGTATGCCGCAATGTGCTTATTTATTTTACAGAGGAGGCAAAACAACAACTCTACTATAAATTTAATCAAGCGTTGCGGCCAGGCGGAATACTGTTTGTCGGCAGCACGGAACAAATTTTTAACCCAGCCTTATACGGTTTTGAAATAGAAGACACGTTTTTTTATCGCAAAATAAAATAG
- the ndk gene encoding nucleoside-diphosphate kinase, whose protein sequence is MQRTFIMVKPDGVQRNLIGEIVARFEKKGFQLVGAKLMQVSRELAEQHYAEHKERPFFGELVDFITSGPVFAMVWEGENVIAAARQMMGKTNPQEAAPGTIRGDYGLTVGKNVIHGSDSPESAEREIRLFFKEEELVNYSKLMNEWVY, encoded by the coding sequence ATGCAAAGAACGTTTATCATGGTCAAACCTGACGGGGTTCAGCGCAACTTAATCGGCGAGATTGTTGCTCGCTTTGAGAAAAAGGGCTTCCAGCTTGTCGGTGCAAAGTTAATGCAAGTATCCCGAGAGTTAGCAGAACAGCATTATGCGGAACATAAAGAACGTCCGTTTTTCGGAGAGCTAGTAGACTTTATTACATCAGGCCCTGTATTTGCAATGGTATGGGAAGGCGAAAACGTTATTGCGGCGGCTAGACAAATGATGGGAAAAACAAACCCGCAGGAAGCAGCGCCTGGCACGATTCGCGGTGATTATGGTCTGACTGTCGGGAAAAACGTCATTCACGGTTCCGATTCCCCGGAAAGCGCTGAACGGGAAATTCGCTTATTTTTCAAAGAAGAAGAGCTTGTCAATTATTCAAAATTAATGAACGAATGGGTATATTAG
- the hepT gene encoding heptaprenyl diphosphate synthase component II: MKLKAMYSFLNTDLRAVEKELEKTVQSDYSQLSEAALHLLQAGGKRIRPVFVLLAAKFGTYDIERIKHVAVALELIHMASLVHDDVIDDAELRRGRKTIKAKWNNRFAMYTGDYMFARSLEQMARLENPLAHRILANTIVEVCRGEIEQIKDKYRFDQNLRCYLRRIKRKTALLIAASCQLGAIAANAAKDVAERLYLFGYYVGMSFQITDDILDFTGTEAKLGKPAGSDLLQGNVTLPALFAMEDKHARERITAVHPKTTPNEMKEIITLIKQTGAIEKSYALSDRYLQKAFRVLETLPNNKARSTLYDIAKYIGKRDF, encoded by the coding sequence ATGAAGTTAAAAGCAATGTATTCGTTTTTGAATACGGATTTACGTGCAGTTGAAAAAGAATTAGAAAAAACGGTCCAGTCCGATTACTCGCAATTGAGCGAGGCTGCGCTACACTTGTTGCAAGCGGGCGGAAAACGGATCCGTCCCGTTTTTGTATTGCTTGCCGCAAAATTCGGTACATATGATATTGAACGAATTAAACATGTGGCAGTGGCGTTGGAGTTAATCCACATGGCTTCACTCGTTCATGATGATGTGATTGATGATGCGGAGCTAAGGAGAGGAAGAAAAACGATTAAGGCAAAATGGAACAATCGTTTTGCCATGTATACCGGCGACTATATGTTTGCCCGTTCTCTTGAACAGATGGCACGCCTTGAGAATCCGCTTGCTCATCGCATTTTAGCGAATACGATTGTCGAAGTATGCCGTGGTGAAATTGAACAAATTAAAGATAAATATCGTTTCGATCAAAACCTTCGTTGTTACTTGCGGCGCATCAAACGAAAAACAGCGCTATTGATTGCGGCAAGCTGCCAGCTCGGAGCGATTGCCGCAAACGCTGCAAAAGACGTGGCAGAGCGTCTTTACTTATTTGGCTATTATGTTGGCATGTCATTTCAAATTACGGATGACATTCTTGATTTTACCGGCACGGAAGCAAAGCTCGGCAAGCCGGCGGGAAGTGATCTATTGCAAGGAAATGTAACGCTTCCTGCGTTATTCGCGATGGAGGATAAACATGCAAGAGAGAGAATTACAGCTGTTCATCCGAAAACAACGCCAAACGAAATGAAAGAAATTATTACGTTGATTAAACAAACTGGTGCGATCGAAAAATCGTATGCGCTTAGCGACCGCTATCTGCAAAAAGCGTTTCGTGTATTAGAAACGCTGCCAAACAATAAGGCGCGTTCCACATTATATGACATAGCAAAATATATCGGAAAAAGGGATTTTTAG
- the aroH gene encoding chorismate mutase, which translates to MIRGIRGAITVERNEAEEIVDATETLLKEMIRANDVTASDVSFVLISVTEDITAAFPAQALRRIEGWTYVPVMCMREIPVPNSLPRCIRVMMTVETTKKQEEISHIYLRDAVTLRPDLSLTKKPEM; encoded by the coding sequence ATGATCCGCGGAATTCGAGGTGCCATTACTGTTGAACGCAATGAAGCGGAGGAAATTGTCGATGCCACAGAAACATTGCTGAAAGAAATGATTCGCGCCAATGACGTAACCGCAAGCGACGTATCGTTCGTTCTTATATCTGTTACCGAAGATATTACCGCGGCGTTTCCAGCACAAGCGCTGCGCCGCATAGAAGGATGGACGTACGTTCCGGTTATGTGTATGAGAGAAATTCCGGTTCCCAACTCATTGCCGCGTTGCATACGTGTGATGATGACTGTTGAGACAACGAAGAAACAAGAGGAAATTTCCCACATTTATTTACGAGATGCCGTCACATTGCGCCCAGATTTGTCATTGACAAAAAAACCAGAAATGTAA
- the trpC gene encoding indole-3-glycerol phosphate synthase TrpC — protein sequence MLEQIIATKKKEIETLTLPKPLQNVQRRSLSAALKKPNRSIGLIAEVKKASPSKGLIRPDFHPVAIAKAYEKAGADAISVLTDERYFQGHRGYLSDIKQAVQLPILRKDFIIDRIQIEESVRIGADAILLIGEALPAKTLYELYQEAYDKGLECLVEVHERKTLENILDIFIPEIIGINNRDLHTFVTSLETTSKVIPFVPTASIIVSESGIGTSLDLKTVQTYGADAVLVGESLMRKDDVEAAIYELFREVESIAGP from the coding sequence ATGCTTGAACAAATTATTGCAACGAAAAAGAAAGAAATAGAGACACTCACATTGCCAAAGCCTTTGCAAAACGTACAGCGTCGTTCATTATCGGCGGCGCTGAAAAAACCAAACCGTTCTATCGGTCTTATTGCGGAAGTGAAAAAGGCTTCCCCGTCAAAAGGGTTAATTCGACCGGATTTTCATCCTGTGGCGATCGCAAAAGCGTATGAAAAAGCGGGGGCGGATGCGATCAGCGTATTGACGGATGAACGATATTTCCAAGGACACCGCGGCTATTTAAGCGATATAAAACAAGCGGTACAGCTTCCGATTTTGCGCAAAGATTTTATTATTGATCGCATTCAAATCGAAGAGAGCGTACGAATTGGAGCTGACGCGATTTTATTAATCGGCGAAGCGCTGCCGGCAAAAACGTTGTATGAGCTATATCAGGAAGCATACGACAAAGGATTGGAATGTTTGGTCGAAGTGCATGAGCGTAAAACGCTGGAAAATATTTTAGATATTTTTATTCCAGAAATCATTGGGATTAACAACCGCGATTTGCATACGTTTGTCACCTCTTTGGAAACGACAAGCAAGGTCATTCCGTTTGTACCAACCGCAAGCATCATTGTCAGCGAGAGCGGCATTGGCACTTCTCTTGATTTAAAAACGGTGCAAACATACGGTGCAGACGCCGTGCTCGTCGGAGAATCGCTGATGAGAAAAGACGACGTGGAAGCAGCGATTTACGAATTATTTCGGGAGGTTGAATCCATTGCCGGTCCTTAA
- the aroC gene encoding chorismate synthase, with amino-acid sequence MRYLTAGESHGPQLTTILEGVPAGLTLLAEHINKELARRQKGYGRGRRMQIEKDEVKIFSGVRHGKTLGSPITLVVENRDWKHWQNIMSIEPIDSAEEVKRKVTRPRPGHADLNGALKYGHRDMRNVLERSSARETTVRVAAGAVAKRILEELGIRVAGHVIEIGGVRAERMDYRSLEELQQVTEESPVRCFDEKAAVKMMEAIDEAKKNGDSIGGIVEVIVEGVPAGVGSHVHYDRKLDAKIAAAIVSINAFKGVEFGIGFEAARRPGSEVHDEIIWSKEKGFTRRTNRAGGFEGGMTTGMPIVVRGVMKPIPTLYKPLQSVDIETKEPFTASIERSDSCAVPAASVVAEAVVAWEVASAIVDQFGQDRMDLIKENVEKMRRYAREF; translated from the coding sequence ATGAGATATTTAACAGCGGGAGAATCACACGGACCACAGTTAACGACCATTTTAGAAGGAGTGCCGGCTGGGCTGACGCTGCTTGCTGAACATATTAATAAAGAGCTGGCAAGAAGACAAAAAGGGTACGGCCGTGGTCGGCGGATGCAAATTGAAAAAGATGAAGTGAAAATTTTCAGCGGTGTGCGCCATGGGAAAACGTTAGGCTCGCCAATCACGCTTGTCGTAGAAAACCGTGATTGGAAACATTGGCAAAACATTATGTCAATTGAGCCGATCGATTCAGCAGAAGAAGTAAAACGGAAGGTGACGCGTCCGCGTCCTGGGCATGCCGATTTAAATGGTGCATTAAAATACGGGCATCGTGATATGCGCAATGTATTAGAACGATCGTCAGCCCGGGAAACGACGGTGCGAGTTGCGGCGGGAGCGGTGGCAAAGCGGATTTTAGAAGAGCTTGGCATTCGCGTCGCCGGACATGTGATAGAAATTGGCGGAGTTCGTGCGGAGCGAATGGATTATCGTTCGCTTGAGGAATTGCAGCAAGTGACAGAAGAGTCGCCGGTGCGCTGTTTTGATGAAAAAGCGGCAGTCAAAATGATGGAAGCGATCGATGAAGCGAAGAAAAACGGCGACTCGATCGGCGGCATTGTGGAGGTCATTGTCGAAGGAGTCCCTGCAGGGGTCGGCAGCCACGTTCATTACGACCGGAAGCTTGATGCGAAAATTGCCGCGGCGATTGTGAGCATTAACGCATTTAAAGGCGTTGAATTTGGCATCGGCTTTGAAGCGGCGCGACGCCCGGGAAGCGAAGTACATGATGAAATTATTTGGAGCAAAGAAAAAGGATTTACGCGCCGGACAAACCGCGCCGGTGGATTTGAAGGCGGGATGACAACCGGGATGCCAATTGTCGTACGCGGGGTAATGAAGCCGATTCCAACGCTTTACAAGCCATTGCAAAGCGTGGATATTGAAACGAAAGAGCCGTTTACAGCAAGCATCGAGCGTTCGGACAGCTGTGCGGTACCAGCGGCAAGCGTTGTCGCCGAAGCAGTAGTCGCTTGGGAAGTTGCTTCGGCAATCGTCGATCAGTTCGGTCAAGACCGAATGGATCTCATTAAAGAAAACGTAGAAAAAATGCGCCGTTATGCAAGGGAGTTTTAA
- a CDS encoding phosphoribosylanthranilate isomerase produces MPVLKYCGNRTASDLQKSVRSRANYVGLIFAESKRKVEVEIVKQWLQYISLGGKQLVGVFVNAPIDQIIRAASQLPLAVIQCHGHETVEHIAKIKEVTDLSVWKAIHHDEKALAKMKQYAGVADGYVVDSRVNGAWGGTGMTFDWENVPFYLEEAARQAVPCFIAGGITPENIEKLLSYRPYGIDISSGIEENGEKSIKKMKEIEEKVANYV; encoded by the coding sequence TTGCCGGTCCTTAAATATTGCGGCAACCGCACCGCGTCTGATTTACAAAAAAGCGTTCGAAGCAGAGCAAATTATGTTGGGCTGATTTTTGCGGAAAGCAAACGAAAAGTGGAAGTGGAAATAGTAAAACAATGGCTCCAATATATATCGCTTGGCGGCAAACAGCTTGTCGGCGTGTTTGTCAACGCGCCAATCGATCAAATCATCCGCGCGGCGTCACAACTTCCGCTTGCGGTGATCCAATGCCACGGCCATGAAACAGTCGAACACATTGCAAAAATAAAAGAAGTGACAGATCTTTCCGTTTGGAAGGCGATTCATCACGATGAAAAGGCGCTCGCGAAGATGAAGCAATATGCCGGTGTTGCGGACGGATATGTAGTAGATAGTCGTGTAAACGGAGCGTGGGGCGGAACTGGAATGACATTCGATTGGGAAAATGTTCCGTTTTATTTAGAGGAAGCTGCGCGGCAAGCAGTTCCTTGTTTCATTGCCGGCGGAATCACCCCGGAAAATATTGAAAAGCTGCTTTCGTACCGTCCTTACGGCATCGACATCAGCAGCGGCATCGAAGAAAACGGAGAAAAAAGCATAAAAAAAATGAAAGAAATTGAAGAGAAGGTGGCGAATTATGTATAA
- the trpE gene encoding anthranilate synthase component I gives MKNCTITTFLEDAVHFQTIPIVRRFFADVFEPVKIFENLKSEAVFLLESKDDQSPWARYSFIGLSPFLTIESETGHTFSVMNERGEEMMKASSLKEAFLFIEQKLRVKQLASKIPFTGGAVGFLGYDFISAIEKVPIHSNRDISLKTGYFTFCESLIVFDHHKREIVFIHYVRLSDKDTEEAKKRKYGEGLKRIETLMKKAASGREEPLLLLHHDDEETRVSFQGVISNYDKASFMRDVETIKSYIASGDVFQAVLSQRFTVPIQVSGFHIYRMLRHINPSPYMFYFQLDGIEIVGSSPEKLIQVHNRHMEIHPIAGTRRRGRSAEEDEHLQRELYNDPKERAEHYMLVDLARNDIGKVAKYGTVETPVLMEIGKFSHVMHLISKVTGVLKEGIHPIDALLAAFPAGTVSGAPKVRAMQILQELEPTARNLYAGTIAYIGFDGNIDSCIAIRTAIVKDGYAYVQAGAGIVADSVPELEWKETRNKASALIKAMERAERLFAKGENIYV, from the coding sequence ATGAAAAACTGCACAATCACCACTTTTTTGGAAGATGCGGTTCATTTCCAGACCATTCCGATTGTACGCCGCTTTTTTGCAGATGTGTTTGAACCAGTGAAAATATTTGAAAATTTAAAAAGTGAAGCGGTGTTTTTGCTAGAAAGCAAAGATGATCAATCGCCATGGGCCCGCTATTCCTTTATCGGTTTATCGCCGTTTTTAACGATTGAGAGTGAAACCGGCCATACGTTTTCTGTGATGAATGAGCGCGGCGAAGAAATGATGAAAGCTTCTTCGTTAAAAGAAGCATTTCTGTTCATTGAGCAGAAGCTGCGCGTCAAGCAGCTTGCAAGCAAGATACCATTTACCGGCGGCGCGGTCGGTTTTTTAGGATATGATTTCATTTCCGCAATCGAAAAAGTCCCAATTCATTCCAATCGCGATATTTCCTTGAAGACGGGTTATTTTACGTTTTGTGAATCGTTGATCGTGTTTGATCATCATAAGCGTGAGATTGTGTTTATTCATTATGTCCGCTTATCGGATAAGGACACAGAAGAAGCGAAGAAGAGAAAGTACGGGGAAGGGTTAAAGCGGATCGAAACATTGATGAAAAAAGCAGCAAGCGGAAGGGAAGAGCCATTGTTATTGCTTCATCACGATGACGAAGAAACGCGTGTTTCCTTTCAAGGTGTCATATCCAATTATGACAAAGCATCATTTATGAGGGATGTAGAAACCATTAAAAGCTATATCGCCAGCGGAGATGTTTTTCAGGCGGTATTGTCCCAGCGATTTACCGTTCCGATTCAAGTGAGCGGGTTTCACATTTATCGAATGCTGCGTCATATTAATCCGTCGCCATATATGTTTTATTTTCAGCTAGACGGTATCGAAATTGTCGGAAGCTCTCCGGAAAAGTTAATTCAAGTGCATAACCGTCATATGGAAATCCACCCGATCGCCGGGACTAGAAGAAGAGGACGGTCGGCAGAAGAAGATGAGCATCTTCAAAGGGAGCTTTACAATGACCCGAAAGAGAGAGCCGAACATTATATGTTAGTAGATTTAGCCCGCAACGATATCGGAAAAGTAGCGAAATATGGTACAGTCGAGACGCCAGTGTTAATGGAAATTGGAAAGTTCTCCCATGTCATGCATCTGATTTCGAAAGTAACGGGTGTGTTAAAGGAAGGAATTCACCCGATTGACGCGCTATTAGCGGCCTTTCCTGCCGGAACGGTAAGCGGTGCGCCGAAAGTAAGGGCGATGCAAATTTTACAGGAGCTAGAACCGACGGCAAGAAATTTATATGCTGGAACGATTGCCTACATCGGTTTTGACGGCAATATTGATTCATGTATCGCGATTCGCACCGCAATTGTAAAAGACGGTTATGCTTACGTGCAAGCAGGCGCGGGAATTGTCGCGGATTCCGTTCCAGAATTGGAGTGGAAAGAAACGCGCAATAAAGCGAGCGCCTTAATCAAAGCGATGGAACGTGCCGAACGATTGTTTGCGAAAGGAGAGAATATATATGTTTAA
- the aroB gene encoding 3-dehydroquinate synthase, with protein MEQIVIETKTKQYPLFLGEGIIESLPDILRQLSFSKGTKLLIITDKTLEQLYLSKLRALLANDYDVYTYVIPSGEEAKSFEQYYACQTAALQYGLDRKSLILAFGGGVVGDLAGFVAATYMRGIPYIQIPTTLLAHDSAVGGKVAINHPLGKNMIGAFYQPEAVVYDIAFLRSLPEKELRSGFAEVIKHALIRDRDFYQWLRQEIRELADLKGERLQYCIKKGIEVKASVVREDEKETGVRAHLNFGHTLGHALENELGYGAMTHGDAVALGMLFAIFVSERVYNISLDYDRFSSWFRTYGFPVSIPKQLNINRLLEKMKGDKKARAGTVRMVLLKDIGMAEIKPLDDETLLALLRKFQREEGENDPRNSRCHYC; from the coding sequence ATGGAACAAATCGTTATTGAAACGAAAACAAAACAGTACCCGTTATTTCTCGGTGAAGGAATCATTGAGTCTCTTCCGGACATTCTCCGGCAATTGTCTTTTTCCAAAGGGACGAAATTGCTTATTATCACCGATAAAACGTTGGAACAATTGTATTTATCGAAACTTCGCGCATTGCTTGCCAATGATTATGATGTGTACACATATGTCATACCGAGCGGGGAAGAGGCGAAATCATTTGAGCAATACTATGCATGTCAAACCGCTGCGCTTCAATACGGGCTTGACCGCAAATCGCTTATTCTTGCCTTTGGCGGCGGCGTTGTCGGCGATTTAGCTGGATTTGTCGCTGCCACTTATATGCGCGGCATCCCATACATTCAAATCCCGACGACGCTTCTTGCGCATGACAGCGCCGTTGGCGGCAAGGTGGCGATCAATCATCCGCTTGGAAAAAACATGATCGGAGCGTTTTACCAGCCGGAAGCGGTCGTTTATGATATTGCTTTTTTGCGTTCCTTGCCGGAAAAAGAATTGCGCTCCGGTTTTGCCGAAGTAATTAAGCACGCGCTTATTCGCGACCGCGATTTTTATCAATGGCTGCGGCAAGAAATCCGCGAGCTTGCGGACTTAAAAGGGGAGCGATTGCAATATTGCATTAAAAAAGGAATTGAAGTAAAGGCAAGCGTCGTGCGGGAAGATGAAAAAGAAACTGGCGTTCGCGCGCATTTAAATTTTGGGCATACGCTTGGGCATGCGCTTGAGAATGAACTTGGCTATGGAGCGATGACGCATGGCGATGCGGTGGCGCTTGGGATGCTCTTTGCGATTTTTGTAAGCGAGCGGGTGTATAACATATCGCTGGATTACGATCGTTTTTCTTCTTGGTTTCGTACATATGGATTCCCTGTTTCCATTCCGAAACAACTAAATATAAACCGTCTCCTTGAAAAAATGAAAGGGGATAAAAAAGCAAGAGCAGGAACGGTCCGCATGGTGCTTTTGAAAGACATTGGCATGGCAGAAATAAAACCGCTCGACGATGAAACGCTGCTGGCATTGCTTCGCAAATTTCAGCGGGAGGAGGGAGAGAATGATCCGCGGAATTCGAGGTGCCATTACTGTTGA